The following are encoded together in the Lathyrus oleraceus cultivar Zhongwan6 chromosome 3, CAAS_Psat_ZW6_1.0, whole genome shotgun sequence genome:
- the LOC127130434 gene encoding secreted RxLR effector protein 161-like produces MYGCKPVDIPLVVNKKLKKEDGGSLVDASMYRSLVGSLFYLTDSRIDLMFASSLLSRFMSKPSHLHLGEAKRSLRYVMGTMEHGIRSEKNSKLEAKGYCDSDWVRSVDDMKSTSDYVFNLGSGVISWCSKKKDIMAQSSTEAEYLAAGLATQQSLWLRRILEDIREKQE; encoded by the coding sequence ATGTATGGTTGCAAACCTGTTGATATTCCTTTAGTGGTGAATAAAAAATTAAAGAAGGAAGATGGTGGAAGCTTAGTAGATGCAAGCATGTATAGAAGTTTGGTTGGAAGCTTATTTTATCTTACAGATTCAAGGATCGATTTAATGTTTGCTTCTAGTTTACTCTCAAGATTCATGAGTAAACCAAGTCATTTACATCTCGGGGAAGCAAAAAGATCTCTAAGGTATGTCATGGGAACCATGGAGCATGGAATCAGATCTGAGAAGAATTCTAAACTTGAAGCTAAAGGCTATTGTGATAGTGATTGGGTCAGAAGTGTTGATGATATGAAGAGCACTTCAGATTATGTATTCAACCTTGGTTCAGGAGTGATCTCTTGGTGCTCAAAGAAGAAAGATATTATGGCACAATCTTCAACTGAAGCTGAGTATTTAGCAGCAGGTTTGGCTACACAACAATCACTTTGGTTGAGAAGAATATTAGAAGATATTAGAGAGAAACAAGAGTGA